One Dictyoglomus turgidum DSM 6724 DNA window includes the following coding sequences:
- a CDS encoding sugar phosphate isomerase/epimerase family protein, with translation MEIVWTGSNLISLSLTEEIDLIKEYSKLIIFDHHKLVNFLKGNDKEKIKDILLRNDIKPLLISHDFKLPLEGENKEILEIYELSKELDLPFLLINPCEKPSNISFNVALEMFAKNLSRSLSKIDLLIVIRINAFSVVNTLSKAYKVLNLIKERERLSLAFDTFHFYLGGEDFDVFRDKDFSQIKFVFLKDAENVPRYYLKENQQVFPGEGVIPLVQILTYLRDGGFNGYIVPEVVRPEYEKMKPEEYVSKLMETTRRIMSYL, from the coding sequence ATGGAGATAGTCTGGACAGGAAGTAATTTGATAAGTCTTTCTTTAACAGAAGAAATAGATTTGATAAAGGAATATTCAAAACTTATAATTTTTGATCATCACAAATTGGTCAATTTTTTAAAGGGGAATGATAAGGAGAAAATAAAGGATATTTTGCTACGAAATGATATAAAGCCTTTGTTAATCTCTCATGATTTCAAACTCCCTTTAGAAGGAGAAAATAAGGAGATTTTAGAAATTTATGAGCTTTCAAAAGAATTAGACCTTCCTTTTCTCCTTATTAATCCTTGTGAGAAGCCCTCTAATATAAGCTTTAATGTGGCTTTGGAGATGTTTGCAAAAAATCTTTCAAGGTCTTTATCAAAGATTGATTTGCTAATAGTAATAAGGATAAATGCTTTCTCAGTAGTTAACACTTTAAGTAAAGCTTATAAGGTTTTGAACTTAATAAAAGAGAGGGAAAGATTAAGTTTAGCTTTTGATACTTTTCATTTTTACTTAGGTGGAGAAGATTTTGATGTATTTAGAGATAAGGATTTTTCTCAAATAAAATTTGTTTTTTTAAAGGATGCAGAAAACGTTCCAAGATATTATCTAAAAGAAAATCAGCAAGTTTTTCCAGGCGAAGGGGTTATTCCTTTAGTTCAGATTTTAACTTATTTAAGAGATGGGGGATTTAATGGGTATATTGTTCCCGAGGTAGTAAGGCCAGAATACGAGAAGATGAAGCCAGAAGAATATGTTTCTAAATTAATGGAAACTACAAGAAGGATAATGAGTTATCTATAA
- a CDS encoding DUF128 domain-containing protein encodes MNKDIERKVIAILEILNNYNEPVGANTISEKLLEKGIELSDRAVRYHLKIMDERGLTKVVGKKGRLITEKGREEIKKALIADKLGFIISKIENLAYQVTLDRSTGKGKVILNLSIIPKKDLQKSLNIMKDILKKGYGISEKIIIFDKKEEEIIPGVIVPEKSVILGTVCSVTIHGVLIKNGIPVNAKFAGVLEVKDHEPTRFLEAITYNGSTLDPLEIFIKSKMTSISSVVKKKEGRVLATFREIPNSAREDAQNIIEELKEIDIKGKIYLGKPNQELFGVPVTQGTSALVIVGGLNPIAGIIEADIEAENKAMSILYNYEDLKPIKDYI; translated from the coding sequence ATGAATAAGGATATTGAAAGAAAAGTTATTGCCATCCTTGAGATACTCAACAACTATAACGAGCCTGTTGGTGCTAATACCATATCAGAAAAGCTTTTGGAGAAAGGTATAGAGCTAAGTGATAGAGCTGTGAGATATCACTTAAAAATAATGGACGAACGGGGACTAACAAAAGTAGTAGGAAAAAAGGGAAGACTTATAACAGAGAAGGGCAGAGAAGAGATTAAAAAGGCTTTAATAGCTGATAAGTTAGGCTTTATTATAAGCAAAATAGAAAATCTTGCTTATCAAGTTACCCTTGATAGATCTACAGGGAAGGGGAAAGTAATTCTAAACCTCTCTATTATTCCTAAAAAAGATCTCCAAAAATCTTTAAATATAATGAAAGATATACTTAAAAAGGGCTATGGGATAAGTGAGAAAATCATTATTTTTGATAAAAAAGAGGAGGAAATAATTCCAGGGGTAATAGTCCCTGAAAAATCTGTAATTTTAGGAACTGTTTGTAGCGTAACCATCCATGGTGTCCTTATAAAAAATGGCATTCCTGTGAATGCAAAGTTCGCAGGAGTTTTAGAAGTAAAAGATCATGAACCTACAAGATTCTTAGAAGCAATCACCTACAATGGTTCAACTCTTGATCCTTTAGAAATATTCATAAAAAGTAAGATGACTTCTATTTCTTCAGTGGTAAAAAAGAAAGAAGGAAGAGTTCTCGCTACTTTTAGGGAAATACCTAATTCTGCTCGGGAGGATGCTCAAAATATAATTGAAGAGCTAAAAGAAATAGATATAAAAGGCAAAATCTACTTAGGAAAACCCAATCAAGAACTTTTTGGTGTTCCTGTTACTCAAGGAACCTCAGCCCTTGTAATAGTGGGGGGGTTAAATCCTATTGCTGGCATAATAGAAGCAGATATTGAGGCAGAAAATAAAGCCATGAGTATACTCTATAACTATGAAGATCTTAAGCCTATAAAAGACTATATTTAG
- the argH gene encoding argininosuccinate lyase, producing the protein MALWGSRWRKPLDKTVEDFTYSLDFDKRLWKADLTGTLAHVIMLNKIGVISEEELKTLKKEIKNLYLEILNNPDLIRDSEDVHTFIEENLTKKIGDIGKKIHTGRSRNDQVVLDLRLYLKEEACNIAELLIDLRKVLFDLSEKFINVPMPGYTHLQQAQPVTLAHYFLAYDAMFSRDLERLEDIYKRIDVMPLGSGALAGSNIPLDREYTAKLLRFSKISDNSMDAVSDRDFVLEFLFFSALVYTHLSRLAEEIILWSTKEFSFIRLPEEYSTGSSMMPQKRNPDVAELTRGKTGKVIGNLVNMFTVVKGLPLSYNRDLQEDKPSLFSSVDELKITLKVWTGFLSHIEFNIDGMYRFSSEDFLFATDIAEYLVLKGMPFREAHKVVGEIVRFCEENNKKFRDLSLEDWRRFSDLFDESVFSLLTPESSLKFKKTYGSPNPDINREVIKKRREEMKNTIEKWNILRNNLPDLAKLLEGLY; encoded by the coding sequence ATGGCTCTCTGGGGAAGCCGCTGGAGAAAGCCGTTAGATAAAACGGTAGAAGATTTTACATATTCACTTGACTTTGATAAAAGACTATGGAAGGCAGATCTTACAGGTACCCTTGCCCATGTAATTATGCTTAATAAAATTGGAGTTATTTCAGAAGAGGAATTAAAAACTCTGAAAAAGGAGATTAAAAATCTTTATCTTGAAATTCTAAATAATCCTGATTTAATAAGAGATAGCGAAGATGTTCATACCTTTATTGAGGAAAATTTGACTAAGAAAATTGGAGATATAGGCAAAAAAATTCATACAGGAAGAAGTAGAAATGATCAGGTAGTTCTTGATTTGAGACTTTATCTAAAGGAAGAAGCTTGTAATATAGCGGAGTTACTAATAGATTTAAGAAAAGTCCTTTTTGATCTTTCAGAGAAATTTATAAACGTACCTATGCCAGGATACACTCATCTTCAGCAGGCTCAGCCTGTAACTCTTGCTCATTATTTTTTAGCTTATGATGCTATGTTTAGCAGAGATTTGGAGAGGTTAGAAGATATATATAAGAGGATTGATGTTATGCCTCTTGGCTCTGGTGCTCTTGCAGGGAGTAATATTCCTCTTGATAGAGAGTATACTGCAAAGCTTTTAAGATTCTCAAAGATCTCTGATAATAGTATGGATGCTGTGTCTGATAGAGATTTTGTGCTCGAATTCCTTTTCTTCTCGGCTCTTGTGTATACTCATCTTTCTCGCCTTGCTGAAGAGATAATTCTTTGGTCAACTAAGGAATTTTCTTTTATAAGACTTCCTGAAGAGTACTCTACAGGAAGTAGTATGATGCCTCAAAAAAGAAATCCTGATGTAGCAGAACTTACAAGGGGAAAAACTGGAAAGGTTATAGGAAACCTTGTAAATATGTTTACTGTGGTGAAAGGGTTACCTTTAAGTTATAATAGAGATTTGCAGGAAGATAAACCATCTTTATTTTCTTCTGTGGATGAACTAAAGATAACATTAAAAGTTTGGACTGGGTTTTTATCTCATATTGAATTCAATATTGATGGGATGTATAGGTTTTCCTCTGAGGATTTTCTTTTTGCTACTGACATAGCTGAATATCTTGTGCTAAAAGGTATGCCATTTAGGGAAGCACATAAAGTTGTAGGAGAGATAGTTAGATTTTGTGAGGAAAATAATAAAAAATTTAGAGATCTTTCTCTTGAAGATTGGAGGCGTTTTTCGGATCTTTTTGATGAGAGTGTATTTAGTTTATTAACTCCAGAAAGCAGTTTAAAATTTAAGAAAACCTATGGAAGTCCTAATCCAGATATAAATAGAGAAGTAATTAAAAAGAGAAGGGAAGAAATGAAAAATACAATTGAAAAATGGAATATTTTGAGAAATAATTTACCTGATTTAGCGAAGTTGTTAGAAGGACTTTACTAA
- the carB gene encoding carbamoyl-phosphate synthase large subunit, which translates to MSKYKKVLVIGSGPIVIGQAAEFDYSGTQACRALKEEGVEVVLINSNPATIMTDWEMADRIYIEPITAEVIERIIEKEKPDGIIATLGGQTGLNLAMELASIGILEKYGIPLLGASLESISMAEDRELFRKRMEEIGEPVLPSVVVRSMEEGRKALEIIGLPLVIRPAYTLGGTGGGIVESVEEFEKALLRSLKLSPVSQALLEKSVVGWKEIEFEVMRDRKGNVITVCSMENVDPMGIHTGDSIVVAPTQTLNDIEYQMLRTASLKIITALKIEGGCNIQYALNPNKREYYVIEVNPRVSRSSALASKATGFPIARLTAKIALGKTLDEIKNPVTGETYAAFEPALDYVVIKIPRWAFEKFRVKDRRLGTQMQATGEVMALGRTFEEALLKALRSLEVDAGLFDRRYSYFSDDEIRKYLKMADDRRLFLLAEGFMRGLTVDEAYELTKIDKFFLTKIYNLIEVSKKYKGKSLSELSPDEIRELKKMGFGDYDLSCFLNATKDEIFAYRRLHKIFPVYKIVDTCAAEFSANTPYYYSTYEEENEAQKNPQRSVVVLGSGPIRIGQGIEFDYCTVHAVKAIKEEGLVSIMINNNPETLSTDFDMSDRLYFEPLTSEDVTNIMEQEEPLGFLSQFGGQTAINLSKNLEKRGFYLLGTSQKSIDLAEDREKFDRFLRKNKIPRPKGFYIRNINEAKEVIEEIGFPVLLRPSYVLGGRAMIIVYNMEDLESYFERKDIILPLWMDQFIVGKEAEVDLLCDGKEVFIPGIMEHIERAGIHSGDSTTVFPHYTLSQEVVDKIVDYSTKIALGLEVKGLLNIQYVISSKDEEVYVLEANPRASRTIPYLSKALKLPLVKYATKIALGYTLRELGLKPGLYPKPNYYAVKAPVFSFTKIKGAEVELGPEMRSTGEVMGIDYEWSKALYKALYASGVKVPINGGKIFVTTVIPSKWKELKKLGFKLFSLENHEDFTKVEMRGDELSTLTNYDFDLVVAVNDKDKPWRRACFDIGLSCIVSEDMWNAVVKMIMEFGDKDIDYRAIQEFYEEEVWLSGEAAGESR; encoded by the coding sequence TTGAGTAAATATAAGAAGGTTTTAGTTATAGGTTCAGGACCTATAGTGATAGGACAAGCGGCAGAGTTTGACTACTCCGGTACTCAGGCTTGTAGGGCTTTGAAGGAAGAAGGGGTTGAAGTAGTACTTATCAATTCAAATCCTGCTACTATAATGACTGATTGGGAGATGGCTGATAGAATCTACATAGAACCCATAACTGCGGAAGTGATAGAAAGAATCATAGAAAAAGAAAAACCTGATGGCATAATTGCTACTCTTGGCGGACAGACAGGTTTAAACCTTGCCATGGAGCTTGCCTCTATAGGAATACTTGAAAAGTATGGTATTCCTCTTCTTGGAGCATCTCTTGAATCTATTAGTATGGCTGAAGATAGAGAACTTTTTAGGAAGAGAATGGAAGAGATTGGAGAACCTGTACTTCCAAGTGTGGTTGTAAGGTCCATGGAGGAAGGGAGAAAAGCTCTTGAGATAATTGGATTACCTCTTGTCATTAGACCCGCTTATACCCTTGGAGGAACTGGTGGGGGAATTGTAGAGAGCGTTGAAGAATTTGAGAAGGCTCTTTTAAGAAGTTTAAAATTGAGTCCTGTGAGCCAGGCCCTTCTTGAGAAAAGCGTAGTAGGATGGAAGGAAATTGAGTTTGAGGTAATGAGGGATAGAAAAGGTAATGTGATTACTGTTTGTAGTATGGAGAATGTGGATCCTATGGGCATACATACAGGAGACAGTATTGTGGTTGCGCCAACTCAGACCCTTAATGACATAGAGTATCAAATGCTGAGAACAGCCTCTTTAAAAATAATTACTGCACTAAAAATTGAGGGTGGATGTAATATTCAATATGCTTTAAATCCTAATAAAAGGGAATATTATGTGATTGAGGTTAATCCAAGAGTAAGTAGGTCCTCTGCTTTGGCGTCTAAAGCTACGGGTTTTCCTATTGCAAGACTCACAGCCAAAATTGCTCTCGGAAAGACTCTTGATGAAATAAAAAATCCTGTAACCGGTGAAACTTATGCAGCTTTTGAACCTGCCCTGGATTATGTGGTGATAAAGATTCCAAGATGGGCTTTTGAGAAATTTAGAGTTAAAGATAGAAGATTAGGCACCCAAATGCAGGCCACAGGTGAAGTTATGGCTCTTGGAAGAACTTTCGAAGAGGCATTGCTGAAGGCTTTAAGGTCTTTGGAGGTTGATGCAGGGCTTTTTGATAGAAGGTATTCTTATTTTAGCGATGATGAAATAAGAAAGTATTTAAAAATGGCTGATGATAGGAGATTATTTTTACTTGCTGAAGGCTTTATGAGGGGTCTTACGGTAGATGAAGCTTACGAATTAACTAAGATAGATAAATTTTTCCTTACCAAGATATACAACCTTATAGAGGTCTCCAAGAAATATAAGGGTAAAAGTCTAAGTGAGCTTTCTCCTGATGAAATTAGAGAACTTAAAAAGATGGGGTTTGGGGACTATGATCTTTCTTGCTTCTTAAATGCTACAAAAGATGAAATCTTTGCTTATAGAAGGCTCCATAAAATCTTTCCGGTTTATAAGATAGTTGATACTTGTGCGGCAGAATTTTCTGCAAATACTCCTTATTATTACTCTACTTATGAAGAGGAGAATGAGGCTCAGAAAAACCCACAACGATCTGTTGTAGTGCTTGGTAGCGGTCCTATAAGAATAGGACAGGGAATAGAGTTTGATTACTGCACTGTCCATGCTGTAAAGGCTATTAAAGAAGAAGGTTTGGTGTCCATAATGATTAACAATAACCCAGAGACTTTAAGTACTGATTTTGATATGTCGGATCGACTATATTTTGAGCCTCTGACCAGTGAGGATGTTACTAACATTATGGAGCAAGAAGAGCCTCTTGGGTTCCTCTCCCAATTTGGAGGCCAAACCGCTATTAATTTATCAAAGAATCTTGAAAAAAGAGGTTTTTACCTCCTTGGAACATCTCAAAAGAGCATAGATCTTGCAGAAGATAGAGAAAAATTTGATAGATTCCTAAGAAAAAATAAAATCCCAAGACCTAAAGGATTTTATATAAGAAATATTAATGAAGCCAAGGAGGTAATAGAGGAAATTGGATTTCCAGTACTCTTGAGGCCATCTTATGTGCTTGGTGGAAGGGCTATGATTATTGTTTACAATATGGAAGATTTAGAAAGTTATTTTGAAAGAAAAGATATAATCTTACCTTTGTGGATGGATCAATTTATAGTGGGTAAAGAGGCGGAAGTAGATCTTCTCTGTGATGGAAAAGAAGTATTTATTCCTGGGATTATGGAACATATTGAGAGGGCTGGTATTCATTCAGGAGATAGTACTACTGTTTTTCCTCATTATACACTCTCTCAGGAAGTGGTAGATAAAATTGTAGACTATTCCACAAAAATAGCTCTTGGACTTGAAGTTAAGGGGCTTTTGAATATTCAGTATGTAATATCTTCTAAGGATGAAGAAGTATATGTCTTGGAGGCAAATCCAAGAGCCTCAAGAACTATTCCTTATCTTAGTAAAGCTTTAAAATTACCTTTAGTAAAATATGCTACAAAAATTGCTCTTGGTTATACTCTGCGAGAGCTTGGGCTAAAACCTGGACTTTATCCTAAACCCAATTATTATGCTGTAAAAGCCCCTGTTTTCTCATTCACAAAAATAAAGGGTGCAGAAGTAGAACTTGGTCCTGAAATGAGATCTACAGGGGAGGTTATGGGAATAGATTATGAATGGTCTAAAGCTCTCTATAAGGCACTATATGCTAGTGGAGTAAAAGTTCCCATAAATGGGGGTAAAATATTTGTTACCACTGTTATTCCTTCTAAATGGAAAGAATTAAAAAAATTAGGCTTTAAGCTCTTTTCTCTTGAAAATCATGAGGATTTTACAAAGGTAGAGATGAGAGGAGACGAATTATCTACTCTTACTAATTATGATTTTGACCTTGTAGTGGCTGTGAACGATAAAGACAAGCCATGGAGGAGGGCATGTTTTGATATTGGACTTTCTTGTATTGTTTCGGAAGACATGTGGAATGCGGTGGTAAAGATGATTATGGAGTTTGGAGATAAAGATATAGATTATAGAGCAATTCAGGAGTTTTATGAGGAGGAAGTATGGCTCTCTGGGGAAGCCGCTGGAGAAAGCCGTTAG
- the carA gene encoding glutamine-hydrolyzing carbamoyl-phosphate synthase small subunit, translating to MKGKEAILVLETGHSFIGESFGYEGEVVGEIVFNTGMVGYPQTLTDPSYANQIIVFSYPLIGNYGVDTERLESSKIHCSGVVAREFNDYKFHWNSKKSLREFLIENKIVGIHKVDTRAIVREIRKFGTMKAIISTKEKDVFVLAKKLLKYDFNYLDLVRRVTTTVPYEVNPEGDKKLALLDFGVKMGILRELLKYNFRIKVFPAWTSFEDIKSYNPDGIVLSNGPGDPSNVPYVQETIRRIMALEKPVLGICLGIQLIALSLGAKTYKLKFGHRGANHPVYHVDSGRTYITSQNHSYAIDERTLPKGFEVNYYNLNDHTVEGIKHNFLPLVAVQFHPEASPGPWDTKFIFEEYYRLFD from the coding sequence ATGAAAGGAAAGGAAGCTATTCTTGTTTTAGAGACAGGGCATAGTTTTATAGGGGAAAGTTTTGGATATGAGGGCGAGGTAGTAGGAGAGATCGTTTTTAATACAGGGATGGTGGGATATCCTCAAACTTTAACAGACCCTTCTTATGCTAATCAGATAATTGTGTTTTCTTATCCTCTCATAGGAAACTATGGGGTAGATACGGAAAGACTTGAAAGTTCAAAGATTCATTGTTCGGGGGTTGTGGCAAGGGAGTTTAATGATTACAAGTTTCATTGGAATAGTAAAAAATCTCTAAGGGAATTTTTGATTGAAAACAAAATTGTAGGAATTCATAAAGTAGATACCCGAGCCATAGTGAGAGAGATAAGAAAATTTGGTACTATGAAGGCAATTATATCTACAAAAGAAAAAGATGTCTTTGTGCTTGCCAAAAAGCTTCTAAAATATGATTTTAATTATCTTGACTTAGTAAGAAGAGTTACTACTACGGTACCTTACGAAGTAAATCCAGAGGGAGATAAAAAATTAGCCCTTTTGGATTTTGGAGTAAAAATGGGTATATTAAGGGAGCTTTTAAAGTATAATTTTAGAATAAAAGTCTTTCCCGCTTGGACCTCTTTTGAAGATATTAAAAGCTATAATCCTGATGGTATAGTCTTATCTAATGGTCCTGGGGATCCTTCTAACGTGCCCTATGTTCAAGAGACTATTAGAAGGATTATGGCTCTTGAAAAGCCAGTTCTTGGGATATGCCTTGGTATTCAACTTATAGCTTTAAGCCTTGGTGCAAAAACTTATAAATTAAAGTTTGGACATAGAGGGGCTAACCATCCTGTATACCATGTGGACTCAGGAAGGACTTATATAACTTCTCAAAACCATAGCTATGCTATAGACGAGAGGACTTTACCAAAGGGCTTTGAAGTGAATTATTATAATCTGAACGATCATACTGTGGAAGGAATAAAACACAACTTTTTGCCTCTTGTAGCGGTACAATTTCATCCAGAGGCATCTCCAGGTCCATGGGATACCAAATTTATATTTGAAGAGTACTATAGACTTTTTGATTAG
- a CDS encoding aspartate aminotransferase family protein yields the protein MKEDRFFPVYKRFKPVFVRGEGVWLFDDQGKKYLDLTSGIGVNALGHSHPEIVKRVKEQIEKLSHVSNLFYNLPQFELLERLASLTKREAFFLCNSGAEAVEAAIKLSRKYFDGQKWKIISMNNSFHGRTYGALSATGQKKYHEGFGPLVPGFIYVPYNDVSALESAIDEETCAVILEPIQGEGGVNPADKEYLKRVREITKELGILLIFDEIQTGIGRTGYFLAEEYYEVEADIILLAKALGGGLPLGAVCTSKDIAQVMGPGSHGTTMGGNLVVCAAGTAVLDIVGNEKFLREVREKGRFLEEKLKDLLELPIVKEIRGRGLMWGIELKDIKVRELQEELIEEGVLVLSAGENVLRLLPPLIVTKEELEKGIETIKEALQKRC from the coding sequence ATGAAAGAAGATAGGTTTTTCCCTGTGTATAAGAGATTCAAGCCTGTGTTTGTAAGGGGAGAGGGAGTTTGGTTATTTGATGATCAAGGGAAAAAATATTTAGATCTTACCAGTGGAATAGGAGTGAATGCTTTAGGACATTCTCATCCAGAGATAGTTAAAAGGGTGAAAGAGCAGATAGAAAAATTGAGTCATGTCTCAAACCTATTTTATAATCTGCCGCAGTTTGAGCTTCTTGAAAGGCTTGCCTCCCTTACAAAAAGGGAGGCATTTTTTTTATGTAATAGTGGTGCCGAAGCTGTAGAAGCAGCAATTAAGTTATCCAGAAAATATTTTGATGGCCAAAAATGGAAAATTATCAGTATGAATAATTCTTTTCATGGAAGAACTTATGGTGCTCTTTCTGCTACAGGACAAAAAAAATATCACGAAGGTTTTGGGCCTCTTGTTCCGGGATTTATTTACGTTCCCTATAACGATGTTTCAGCCCTTGAAAGTGCTATTGACGAGGAAACTTGTGCTGTGATTTTAGAGCCTATACAAGGAGAGGGAGGAGTAAATCCTGCAGATAAAGAATATTTAAAGAGAGTAAGAGAAATAACAAAGGAGCTAGGAATTCTTTTGATCTTTGATGAAATTCAAACAGGTATAGGAAGGACAGGATATTTCCTTGCCGAAGAATACTATGAAGTAGAAGCAGATATAATCCTTCTTGCAAAGGCTCTTGGAGGAGGTCTTCCTCTTGGAGCTGTATGCACTTCAAAAGATATTGCTCAAGTAATGGGTCCTGGGTCTCATGGTACTACTATGGGAGGAAATCTTGTGGTATGTGCCGCAGGTACTGCAGTTCTTGATATTGTAGGTAATGAGAAGTTTTTGAGAGAGGTAAGAGAAAAAGGAAGATTTTTAGAGGAAAAACTAAAAGACTTATTGGAGCTTCCTATAGTTAAAGAGATAAGAGGTAGAGGACTTATGTGGGGTATAGAGCTAAAGGATATAAAGGTAAGGGAACTTCAGGAGGAATTGATAGAGGAAGGTGTACTTGTTCTTTCTGCAGGAGAAAATGTCTTGAGGCTTCTTCCTCCTTTAATAGTAACTAAAGAAGAGTTAGAAAAGGGTATAGAGACTATAAAAGAAGCTTTACAAAAGAGGTGTTAG
- the argJ gene encoding bifunctional glutamate N-acetyltransferase/amino-acid acetyltransferase ArgJ, whose product MSWKTEKLYLTNIKGVKAAAVSCGLKEDNKLDLALIVLDKPAKATAMFTRNTVKAAPVIVSKKHLEKYGLVQAIIINSGQANACTGGRGIKDAEFMAEEVAKRVGIEKELVFVASTGKIGAYLEKEKIAYGIELAYKNLSENSGESIAEAIMTTDTFPKISGAKRGDAVISGVAKGAGMIHPNMATMLAFIGTNVKLGSEELKRVLKKSVDKSFHQISVDGCSSTNDTVLLFSTGEVLDKTFQKGLDMVAQDLAKMIARDGEGAKKLIEVIVEKARSLKEAKVIARSVVVSNLVKAAIAGGDDNWGRVLASIGQTEYSFDLNKIELYIGDHLVFAKNEPLGYNSQEVKNYLKGNEVRIRIILNEGRYSAISWGCDLTEEYVKINAYYRT is encoded by the coding sequence ATGTCTTGGAAAACAGAAAAGTTGTATCTTACCAACATAAAGGGAGTAAAGGCTGCTGCTGTTTCTTGCGGATTAAAAGAAGATAATAAATTAGATCTTGCATTGATAGTGCTTGATAAACCTGCAAAGGCAACTGCCATGTTTACAAGGAATACAGTTAAGGCTGCCCCCGTAATAGTTTCTAAGAAACATTTAGAGAAGTATGGTCTTGTTCAAGCGATAATAATAAATAGTGGCCAGGCAAATGCCTGTACTGGAGGAAGAGGAATTAAAGATGCTGAATTTATGGCTGAGGAGGTAGCAAAAAGGGTTGGAATTGAAAAAGAATTAGTTTTTGTGGCTTCTACGGGGAAAATAGGAGCTTATCTGGAAAAAGAGAAAATAGCTTATGGAATAGAACTGGCCTATAAAAATTTGTCGGAAAATTCTGGAGAGAGTATAGCAGAAGCTATTATGACTACAGATACATTTCCCAAAATTTCAGGAGCAAAAAGGGGAGATGCCGTTATAAGTGGAGTAGCAAAAGGAGCAGGAATGATTCATCCTAATATGGCTACTATGTTGGCTTTTATAGGAACCAATGTAAAGCTTGGCAGTGAAGAGTTAAAAAGAGTTTTAAAAAAGAGTGTAGATAAATCTTTTCATCAGATAAGTGTGGATGGATGTAGTAGTACCAATGATACGGTTCTTCTTTTCTCTACAGGTGAGGTTTTAGATAAGACTTTTCAAAAGGGGTTAGATATGGTTGCGCAAGATCTTGCTAAGATGATTGCAAGAGATGGTGAAGGGGCTAAAAAGCTTATTGAGGTGATAGTGGAGAAGGCAAGAAGTTTGAAAGAAGCGAAGGTTATAGCAAGATCGGTGGTTGTATCCAATCTTGTGAAGGCGGCAATTGCTGGAGGTGATGATAATTGGGGGAGAGTTCTTGCAAGTATAGGACAGACTGAATACTCTTTTGATCTCAATAAAATAGAGCTTTATATAGGTGATCATTTAGTCTTTGCAAAAAATGAACCTTTAGGTTATAATTCACAGGAAGTGAAAAACTACTTAAAGGGTAATGAAGTAAGAATAAGAATAATACTCAACGAAGGCAGATACAGTGCAATTTCCTGGGGATGTGATCTTACTGAAGAGTATGTGAAGATAAACGCATACTACAGAACATGA